From Calderihabitans maritimus, one genomic window encodes:
- a CDS encoding cytochrome c3 family protein, with product MRRLSLALVLSLVLVAVFAGAAWAEQAKYRDPATGTSYYTSTGKYVYNGVGNLGKDAFSGDGTTNYPFEIYLPNEQAPANYRIHSNYSKDTDACASCHATHTAVGPSLLQWYNVYETCMACHDGTVTTTYNVEDGYIGNTTARTFGGKFGTGAEAYLSNHNVTGAVQISAAPGGSTVAVTGTTEYGKTVTQWATEFGCESCHSPHGQGGNARILHPDPNGVATARKPAGGFTYLGELGSITIDATTTGVVYETGVGYKVYFNGEPALLIKGYPYGVNVYDNGKVSWGAKVDNSNGYTVITGVDLSGVGDRVYGTPAIQVKMIISNYLEATESVTHISGLNTFCGACHTDYNTENVYKDTTDTEPNGSGEMLNGTYSEAYRHQVGFNWHGSEPGLDFEENNRVTCLTCHVAHGVDQDYWNATVGPGTSSDIALENLKEIAGSSALKRKPNMGVCETCHKKGDGNEGYAANTGMSVTTTATTQNGLYAQKSTLAFNNYVGWKECAKCHEEQAAPYKEQHETDVFKVYVKWTSGAWPDASSIVMAYDQDAFDRWVNRVKHTQKIMPVETGTPTESELLAAGVDAADIGTVDANGNATEWTYFTNFRPEALQNWATSSFADPSIDGRTGSAITPDNVLYTLGVKWKQRYVFQDSLLESNGWSSDGVDDGLRVGSGNAVMWTTGYAGTTAGWAAYKAITDDKDWDVGCGSCHATGINIDAVNTAYDPTIEDQYFRDTGITCEACHGPGANHVKYPTPENIINPAKLSLAQKLDVCGQCHIRGSNRNYAGRSDAYGFVPGQDQLLIVANYQPITFTKASYTVFDKDGNPVVVSDLKVESDASGDGSYSKHLWANNFSKGHHQQYIDFIQSEHYAAQIMDCATCHSAHDQYTDGIQLKFTAESICASCHDTFVDVDAYMPRIAKSANKWDIRSHAFSSIYDLNNDGDTDDTVDGAQESNPGPIE from the coding sequence TAGGCAACCTGGGCAAGGACGCGTTCAGCGGTGACGGTACTACCAATTATCCTTTTGAAATCTACCTGCCTAACGAACAGGCACCGGCCAACTACAGGATTCACAGTAACTATTCTAAGGACACCGACGCGTGTGCTTCCTGTCACGCAACGCACACCGCGGTAGGTCCCTCTTTGCTGCAGTGGTACAACGTCTATGAAACCTGTATGGCCTGCCACGACGGTACGGTAACTACCACTTACAATGTTGAGGATGGTTACATCGGGAATACGACTGCCCGGACGTTTGGCGGTAAGTTCGGTACCGGCGCGGAAGCTTACCTGTCCAACCACAACGTAACCGGTGCGGTTCAGATCTCGGCTGCACCCGGCGGTAGCACCGTTGCGGTTACCGGAACTACCGAGTACGGCAAGACTGTTACCCAGTGGGCTACCGAATTTGGCTGCGAGAGCTGCCACAGCCCGCACGGACAGGGCGGCAACGCGCGGATCCTGCATCCCGATCCGAACGGTGTAGCTACGGCGAGAAAGCCCGCCGGAGGCTTTACCTACCTGGGTGAATTGGGATCCATTACCATTGATGCAACCACCACGGGTGTGGTCTATGAGACTGGCGTAGGCTACAAAGTGTACTTCAACGGCGAACCTGCCCTGCTGATTAAGGGCTATCCGTACGGAGTAAATGTGTATGACAATGGCAAGGTGAGCTGGGGAGCTAAGGTAGACAACAGCAACGGCTACACCGTAATTACTGGCGTAGATCTGAGCGGTGTTGGCGACCGGGTCTACGGTACACCGGCCATCCAGGTCAAGATGATCATCAGTAACTACCTGGAAGCTACGGAAAGCGTAACCCATATTTCCGGCCTGAACACTTTCTGTGGCGCCTGTCATACCGACTACAATACGGAGAACGTCTACAAGGATACCACTGATACAGAGCCCAACGGTTCCGGTGAAATGTTGAACGGTACCTATTCCGAAGCTTACCGTCACCAAGTGGGCTTCAACTGGCATGGTAGCGAACCCGGCCTGGACTTTGAAGAGAACAACCGGGTAACCTGTCTGACCTGCCACGTGGCCCACGGTGTTGACCAGGATTACTGGAACGCTACTGTTGGACCGGGCACCAGCAGCGACATCGCGCTGGAGAACCTCAAGGAAATTGCCGGTTCCTCCGCCCTGAAGCGGAAGCCCAACATGGGCGTATGCGAGACCTGCCATAAGAAGGGCGACGGCAACGAAGGATATGCTGCTAACACTGGAATGTCCGTAACAACTACTGCCACCACCCAAAACGGCTTGTATGCGCAGAAATCTACCCTGGCGTTTAACAACTATGTCGGCTGGAAGGAATGTGCCAAGTGTCATGAGGAGCAAGCCGCACCTTACAAAGAACAGCACGAGACTGACGTATTCAAGGTATACGTCAAGTGGACAAGCGGCGCCTGGCCGGATGCCAGCAGTATAGTAATGGCCTACGATCAGGATGCCTTTGACCGCTGGGTCAACCGGGTCAAGCACACCCAGAAGATCATGCCTGTTGAGACTGGTACTCCTACCGAGTCTGAACTGCTGGCAGCGGGTGTTGACGCGGCGGACATCGGAACCGTTGACGCCAACGGAAACGCCACCGAATGGACCTACTTCACCAACTTCCGTCCAGAAGCCCTGCAGAACTGGGCCACCAGCAGCTTCGCCGATCCGTCCATCGATGGCAGAACGGGAAGCGCGATTACTCCCGACAACGTACTCTATACCCTTGGTGTCAAGTGGAAGCAGCGCTACGTCTTCCAGGACAGCCTCCTCGAGAGCAATGGCTGGAGCAGCGACGGTGTGGACGACGGTCTAAGAGTCGGTAGCGGTAACGCGGTTATGTGGACCACCGGGTACGCTGGCACAACCGCCGGTTGGGCAGCTTACAAGGCTATTACCGACGATAAAGACTGGGATGTCGGCTGTGGTTCCTGCCACGCCACCGGTATTAACATTGACGCTGTAAATACGGCTTACGATCCTACAATAGAAGACCAGTACTTCCGTGACACCGGTATTACCTGCGAGGCCTGCCACGGACCCGGCGCTAACCACGTCAAGTATCCTACTCCGGAAAACATCATCAACCCGGCCAAGCTGAGCCTGGCCCAGAAGCTGGACGTCTGCGGTCAGTGCCATATCCGTGGTAGCAACCGCAACTATGCAGGACGTTCCGACGCATACGGCTTCGTACCCGGACAGGATCAACTTCTGATTGTTGCAAACTACCAGCCGATTACCTTTACCAAGGCCAGCTACACAGTATTTGATAAGGACGGCAATCCGGTAGTTGTAAGCGACCTGAAGGTAGAGAGTGATGCATCGGGAGACGGCTCATACAGTAAGCACCTGTGGGCTAATAACTTCAGCAAGGGACACCACCAGCAGTACATCGACTTCATCCAGTCCGAACACTATGCCGCCCAGATTATGGACTGCGCTACCTGCCACAGCGCCCATGACCAGTACACTGACGGAATACAGTTGAAGTTCACTGCGGAATCCATCTGCGCTTCCTGCCACGACACCTTCGTAGATGTAGACGCCTACATGCCGCGGATTGCCAAGAGCGCCAACAAGTGGGATATTCGCTCTCACGCTTTCAGCAGTATTTATGACCTGAACAACGATGGAGATACCGACGATACAGTTGACGGAGCTCAAGAAAGCAATCCGGGACCCATTGAATAA
- a CDS encoding helix-turn-helix transcriptional regulator, with translation MKSKCLSIKTFWPLAATLGCVYGCAITFPVFGPALKASVKDSSFVPLSINGLLFLSLGLIPKPGTVLKWERHSNYYLVLAALGVVLSSLWFLLPSPLRFVTTGLLGMALARIVVFWSQSFLTRIPATSRGCVLGFSLFLAYLALYLFTVTIPVLNSALAPGLSSLLVLGSAFFLKFPGRPSSDRALLDQKKTTQGMSRPIPRINKWRLYAVIFGIYITAGITYAGVYPRFEPYAEIERFYNVLPFMATVFLAGMLADAAGRKLLLYLGLASLGVSFTFFATVKGIPGYFLTQTALQSGWAFLDLFVWVILADLAAASNQTEQFHHGLSAMLLGVLLGSLVSLLLVNLTVSPAFLTVVAHIPLFMVVAFLWAIPETLSRQPSSPDINCVDISLLECFHSLTPRELEVTRLLLQGKTNKELCQELSISPNTVKTHLRNIFRKTGFPNRDHMIREVEKLLAKRN, from the coding sequence TTGAAATCCAAGTGTCTTTCGATCAAGACCTTCTGGCCTCTGGCGGCAACGTTAGGTTGCGTCTATGGTTGTGCCATCACCTTTCCCGTGTTTGGACCTGCACTGAAAGCTTCTGTTAAGGATTCCAGTTTTGTCCCTTTAAGCATCAATGGCCTGCTGTTTTTATCACTGGGGCTCATCCCGAAGCCGGGAACGGTGTTAAAATGGGAACGACACTCGAACTACTACCTAGTGCTGGCAGCATTAGGTGTAGTTTTGAGCAGCCTGTGGTTCCTGTTGCCTTCTCCCCTCAGGTTCGTTACCACCGGATTGCTAGGAATGGCACTGGCCAGAATAGTCGTTTTCTGGTCCCAATCATTTTTAACCCGGATCCCTGCTACATCTAGGGGTTGCGTTTTGGGGTTTTCCCTGTTTCTGGCCTACTTAGCGCTTTATCTTTTCACCGTTACCATTCCGGTACTTAATTCCGCTCTGGCTCCTGGCCTCTCTTCCCTCCTGGTTCTAGGTTCCGCATTTTTCCTTAAATTTCCGGGCCGCCCTTCAAGCGACCGGGCCCTGTTGGATCAAAAAAAGACCACTCAGGGTATGTCTCGTCCCATCCCCCGTATCAATAAATGGCGCCTTTATGCCGTGATTTTCGGGATTTACATTACCGCAGGTATTACCTACGCCGGTGTCTATCCTCGCTTTGAACCTTACGCCGAAATAGAACGTTTTTACAATGTGCTGCCTTTCATGGCAACGGTTTTCCTGGCCGGAATGCTGGCAGATGCGGCGGGTAGAAAGCTCCTCCTCTACCTCGGCCTTGCTTCGCTAGGCGTTTCCTTTACCTTTTTCGCCACTGTAAAAGGAATCCCGGGGTATTTTCTGACGCAGACAGCACTGCAGTCAGGTTGGGCTTTTTTGGACCTTTTTGTCTGGGTCATCCTGGCAGATTTGGCTGCTGCCAGCAACCAGACCGAACAGTTTCACCACGGCCTAAGCGCTATGCTACTGGGTGTGCTGCTGGGTTCGCTTGTTTCCCTTCTTTTGGTCAACCTTACCGTGTCGCCAGCATTTCTAACCGTCGTGGCGCACATACCTCTCTTTATGGTCGTGGCCTTCCTATGGGCGATTCCCGAAACTCTTTCCCGGCAGCCCAGCTCCCCCGATATCAACTGCGTGGACATTTCGCTTCTGGAGTGTTTTCATTCCCTGACCCCCCGGGAGCTGGAAGTAACCCGGCTTCTGTTACAGGGAAAAACCAACAAAGAACTCTGCCAGGAACTTTCCATTTCTCCCAATACCGTTAAAACTCACCTGCGGAACATCTTTCGCAAGACGGGTTTCCCCAACCGGGATCATATGATTAGGGAAGTTGAAAAGCTCCTTGCTAAAAGAAACTAA
- a CDS encoding Ig-like domain-containing protein: MTLYDEAKGSGSVTVEVACDNWPSAPINVSLFGSGGKFTGSFSLSSPSGSSDDSNDILGVTAYNDSFTVSYDPDNDGMDEVLAWAYVDNQAPIVASTSPDDGAVDVAVDEPIVITFSEPVREGDQLNLIEIWDNDGNMVGGISCVIEGNTLTINHATFEHSTQYTLYLPTWAVEDTVGNMYNTSNFELLHFTTAAIPPAVIYVDDSGSDTEGDGSDTNPYGTITRALQAARNGDTIVVHDGTYNENVVITKDVTITSVNGPEATIIHPASGDAFTLQPVPGSYGTRRITGFTITGAAHGISITGMQDGLVYIENNIISGCIDGVYVDEHTGGTVYIQKNIISGNTGAGIELGPNADGSRVEVKWNNIIDNGYGIDHEGSNEVEASLNFWGNPHGPSHDGINYGDTVDGSIDFQPWLVAESAGEEITRELDIAAPMLGDGYVGLEYLAELPMQPNVGSILEWSLYSGSLPDGVEILSGITLYGTPTAAGSFSFALEASNGTQAVYRNFSLNVATEYTGSGPAVVTRSPVPYETGVAVDAPIVIVFKEPVQLSDNYQGYINITNPEDYYEIVYKVARVQTTVINNDTLVIDPTYNLRPATTYEVAISAGIVTDSEGNSFAGSWRFTTGDQVIPLAITTAELPPAAEGQAYSAQLAAAGGVGSYTWSLVDGSLPDGLSLSSSGQISGTPLSAGNWGFTVQVADQSGATATRQLSIIVSPAPDTTPPTVVEKAPGNGATGVPVNVAITVEFDELVQAGENLNGVTVAPPGGTPIA; the protein is encoded by the coding sequence GTGACTCTATACGACGAGGCAAAGGGGAGCGGAAGTGTTACCGTAGAGGTAGCGTGCGACAATTGGCCATCAGCTCCTATCAATGTAAGCCTTTTCGGTAGCGGCGGCAAGTTTACAGGCAGCTTCAGCCTGTCATCCCCGTCAGGAAGTTCGGATGACAGCAACGATATTCTGGGCGTCACCGCATACAATGACAGCTTTACCGTTTCCTATGATCCCGACAATGACGGGATGGACGAGGTTTTAGCTTGGGCCTACGTGGATAACCAAGCCCCAATTGTCGCCAGCACCTCGCCTGATGATGGGGCAGTCGACGTTGCGGTGGATGAACCCATTGTAATAACATTCAGCGAGCCTGTCCGGGAGGGAGATCAACTTAATCTTATTGAAATTTGGGACAATGACGGAAATATGGTGGGGGGGATCAGTTGTGTAATCGAGGGGAATACCCTCACCATTAATCACGCTACTTTTGAGCATTCTACACAGTATACCCTTTACCTGCCAACATGGGCCGTAGAGGACACTGTGGGCAACATGTACAACACTTCGAATTTCGAGCTCCTGCATTTTACCACCGCAGCAATTCCTCCCGCAGTAATCTATGTGGATGATAGCGGCAGTGATACGGAAGGAGACGGCAGTGATACTAACCCCTACGGAACGATAACTCGTGCGCTGCAGGCGGCCAGGAACGGCGATACCATTGTCGTCCACGATGGTACGTATAACGAGAATGTTGTGATCACCAAGGATGTAACCATCACTTCGGTCAACGGTCCGGAAGCTACTATCATCCACCCTGCGAGTGGTGATGCCTTCACCCTTCAGCCGGTGCCGGGTTCTTACGGGACCCGGAGGATAACAGGCTTCACCATTACCGGGGCCGCTCACGGGATTTCGATTACCGGCATGCAGGATGGGCTTGTGTACATCGAAAACAATATAATTTCCGGTTGTATAGATGGCGTGTATGTGGATGAGCATACAGGAGGAACCGTTTATATTCAGAAAAACATTATTTCCGGCAACACAGGTGCCGGTATTGAGTTGGGACCGAATGCAGATGGTTCTAGGGTAGAAGTAAAATGGAACAATATAATCGACAACGGCTACGGAATAGACCACGAAGGGTCGAACGAGGTGGAAGCATCGCTTAATTTCTGGGGTAACCCCCACGGCCCAAGTCATGATGGTATCAACTATGGTGATACTGTTGACGGGAGCATCGACTTCCAGCCTTGGCTGGTGGCAGAGTCTGCGGGCGAAGAGATTACCAGAGAACTAGACATTGCCGCGCCCATGCTGGGTGACGGCTATGTCGGATTGGAGTACCTGGCCGAATTACCCATGCAGCCTAATGTGGGGAGTATCCTCGAATGGTCCCTTTATTCCGGTTCATTGCCTGACGGGGTGGAGATTTTATCCGGCATAACCCTGTACGGTACTCCTACCGCGGCGGGCAGCTTTAGCTTCGCCCTGGAGGCCAGCAACGGGACCCAGGCGGTATACAGGAACTTTTCCTTAAATGTGGCTACAGAATATACGGGCAGCGGCCCGGCGGTGGTCACTCGCAGCCCGGTGCCTTACGAAACCGGTGTGGCCGTAGATGCGCCAATCGTTATCGTGTTCAAAGAACCGGTACAACTGAGCGACAACTACCAGGGTTATATAAACATTACCAACCCCGAGGACTATTATGAAATAGTTTATAAGGTTGCCAGAGTGCAAACCACAGTTATCAATAATGATACGTTGGTGATAGACCCTACTTATAACCTCAGACCTGCTACAACGTACGAGGTTGCAATTTCGGCCGGTATAGTAACCGACAGTGAGGGGAATTCCTTTGCAGGCTCCTGGAGGTTCACCACAGGTGATCAAGTCATCCCGCTTGCGATAACCACTGCGGAGCTTCCGCCGGCCGCGGAGGGGCAAGCCTACAGCGCCCAACTCGCGGCTGCCGGCGGGGTGGGAAGCTATACCTGGAGCCTGGTTGACGGCAGCCTGCCGGACGGGCTGAGTTTAAGCAGTTCAGGGCAGATTTCGGGCACGCCCTTGTCGGCAGGCAACTGGGGCTTTACGGTCCAGGTCGCTGACCAGAGCGGCGCGACTGCAACCCGGCAGCTATCGATCATCGTCAGTCCCGCACCCGACACCACGCCGCCCACGGTTGTCGAAAAAGCACCTGGGAATGGCGCTACGGGAGTCCCGGTTAACGTTGCAATAACCGTAGAATTTGACGAGCTTGTCCAGGCGGGCGAGAATCTGAATGGTGTTACCGTCGCCCCGCCGGGAGGAACCCCTATTGCC
- a CDS encoding Ig-like domain-containing protein, protein TNVVDNTLTIVPQEDLAGNTTYTVTIPVGAVEDLAGNALSTEISWSFTTGEAPDTAPPVITITDPDNNGLFSGRVPIEGTISEESLRQVEVSIRSAATGMYWDDVQDAWVPEETWNTAAFSGFAPDYQFQYVAPGPYQNAVEGDYVAFVRALDYAENMSASVSVNYRLDVTKPGILVSNPSNGDYGVAVDAPITVTFDEDVVANDLNIIWLEDLYTGLDVSADYNLEVTLDETSNTLTVTHSPFAYEGYYCLHIPDVVVRDLAGNGNDWMDITFHTVEEGGGLPPEEPGGAYLDYLDVAMLPAGISEFELTIFGTNLDAQADYIVVIEKDGGIPVVTAVDTEVFANEFFEGIWAYFNEAGFTGGQVLAAGDYTVKVYPSGSLQPVPGEVLQLTAVDTPLALGVYPRYVEEEATEVLLEVELANVNPEQEVTAYLKSFGENGDEVILSSSSVTVIDEGDGLYIYPSFTLSEGFSSANFYFISLETGGSEIPFAVSWMSDMEVTAEPVITGLGSSTVAAGETTLYLEGINLAGADPTGWSVWVEQEGVQVTGASTINVRDNYSLEVILEGPLTTPGYYEVVVYDGTYEERYGLEVTGEPSEGTDTTPPEITGINPASDTIVSDPRPVIRATISDAGSGLIRDSFWAVITGDNIDELSIPDTALTWAPDDSQVVIELAPPIDLPDGGYTVTVCAIDNAGNELFYSWNFAVLTASQPSFDLADVGFQFTDGDQDHIYYTGDTLTFDILGLPEGASVSVQVGSALAIPVSGEEIPLSLENFVSLGTASVGAYSSGSYPVSWTVDTRDNNEFLPLLIKISVTVEGETLEGVFVLSDAEGNVALLNIEPPEIPGIDYEPKFREVEDLHNITNLTFTKTDAQTGEFFGSIRFNSTIDIDELENIMMQLQNVLKFDETTGIGIVGQGDVNYLKGINATITVNTDFIEGFNDIVHLVDASNVADFVTVEKYDDSGNYAGDVITQLTYDSEQERLSFDVSGFSTYKPAVKDTFGPEVTITTAGGQVINTDQFTVEYSSSDLDLAGYEVKLDDGAWVDVGLNTSRTFTGLSEGEHTVYVRGVDDIGNIGDQASITFTVDTTSAPEAPSVTSPGAPVVINADTYTVEGVAEAGFLIKIYSDANENDRLDEADQLLMIYQLGEGVGEFSLEVELAQDSLNKWLVTSTNAAGKESEAAVLPVITEDSTPPVILGASHNASRALKA, encoded by the coding sequence ACTAATGTTGTTGATAACACCTTGACTATTGTTCCACAGGAAGATTTGGCCGGCAATACCACCTACACGGTTACCATACCTGTTGGTGCCGTTGAAGACCTGGCAGGAAACGCGCTTTCAACTGAAATAAGCTGGTCTTTTACCACCGGGGAGGCGCCTGATACCGCGCCGCCGGTGATTACCATCACCGACCCGGATAATAACGGCCTCTTCAGCGGCCGTGTCCCCATAGAGGGTACGATTTCCGAAGAAAGCCTGAGGCAAGTAGAGGTTTCCATCCGGTCGGCCGCCACCGGCATGTACTGGGATGATGTTCAAGACGCCTGGGTGCCGGAGGAGACATGGAATACTGCAGCTTTCAGCGGTTTTGCGCCCGACTACCAGTTTCAATATGTGGCTCCCGGGCCTTACCAGAATGCCGTCGAAGGTGATTACGTTGCTTTTGTCCGTGCCCTGGATTACGCCGAGAACATGTCGGCATCCGTGTCGGTAAACTACCGCCTTGATGTAACCAAGCCGGGCATCCTGGTTTCCAACCCTTCGAACGGCGACTACGGTGTAGCCGTAGATGCGCCGATAACCGTTACATTTGATGAAGACGTCGTGGCGAACGATCTGAATATCATCTGGCTGGAGGACCTCTATACAGGGTTGGATGTGAGCGCCGATTATAACCTGGAGGTTACCCTTGATGAGACGAGCAATACCCTTACCGTTACCCATTCTCCGTTCGCCTACGAAGGCTATTACTGTCTCCACATCCCCGATGTAGTCGTCCGGGATTTGGCGGGGAACGGCAACGATTGGATGGATATAACATTCCACACGGTAGAGGAAGGAGGCGGCCTTCCCCCGGAGGAGCCGGGTGGTGCCTACCTTGATTACCTGGACGTAGCTATGCTTCCGGCTGGTATCAGCGAGTTTGAGCTGACCATATTCGGAACGAACCTGGATGCCCAGGCCGACTATATCGTGGTTATAGAGAAAGACGGCGGCATTCCGGTGGTCACCGCTGTTGACACGGAAGTTTTTGCGAACGAGTTTTTCGAAGGGATCTGGGCCTACTTCAATGAGGCAGGGTTTACCGGAGGGCAGGTGCTGGCAGCAGGGGACTATACAGTTAAAGTCTATCCTTCCGGGAGCCTCCAGCCAGTACCCGGTGAGGTGCTGCAACTTACAGCTGTGGACACGCCTCTGGCATTAGGGGTTTACCCCAGATATGTGGAAGAGGAAGCTACAGAAGTATTGCTGGAGGTAGAGCTTGCCAATGTTAACCCGGAACAGGAAGTAACCGCTTATTTAAAAAGCTTTGGGGAGAACGGTGATGAAGTGATACTGTCTAGCAGCTCTGTCACGGTGATTGACGAAGGTGATGGACTGTATATTTATCCCAGTTTTACGCTGTCAGAGGGATTTTCGTCAGCGAACTTTTACTTTATCTCCCTGGAGACCGGCGGCAGCGAGATTCCGTTTGCCGTAAGCTGGATGAGCGATATGGAAGTTACTGCCGAACCGGTGATAACCGGTCTGGGATCCAGTACGGTAGCCGCAGGGGAAACCACCTTATACCTGGAAGGCATTAACCTTGCCGGGGCCGACCCGACCGGCTGGAGCGTGTGGGTGGAGCAGGAAGGCGTGCAGGTTACCGGTGCTTCCACTATTAACGTACGGGATAACTATTCCCTGGAAGTTATCCTGGAGGGACCGTTGACGACGCCCGGTTACTATGAAGTGGTGGTGTACGACGGAACTTATGAAGAACGCTACGGGCTGGAAGTAACGGGTGAACCCTCCGAAGGCACCGACACCACTCCGCCGGAGATTACAGGAATAAACCCGGCGTCTGACACCATCGTCAGCGATCCGAGGCCGGTCATCAGAGCCACCATCAGCGATGCGGGGAGCGGTCTGATAAGGGATTCCTTCTGGGCGGTAATAACGGGGGATAACATTGACGAGTTATCAATTCCAGATACCGCCCTAACGTGGGCACCGGATGACTCACAAGTAGTCATAGAGCTGGCGCCACCGATCGACCTGCCGGACGGTGGTTATACGGTTACCGTTTGCGCGATAGACAACGCCGGGAACGAATTGTTTTACAGTTGGAATTTCGCCGTTTTAACGGCTTCGCAGCCGTCCTTCGACCTGGCAGATGTGGGCTTCCAGTTCACCGATGGAGATCAAGATCATATCTACTACACGGGCGATACTCTAACCTTTGATATACTGGGCCTGCCCGAAGGCGCGTCGGTATCAGTGCAGGTAGGAAGCGCATTAGCCATCCCCGTATCGGGAGAGGAGATACCCCTTTCCCTTGAGAATTTTGTCAGCCTGGGTACGGCTTCCGTGGGTGCATACAGTTCGGGATCATATCCGGTAAGCTGGACGGTGGACACCCGCGATAATAACGAGTTCCTGCCTTTACTGATAAAAATCTCGGTAACCGTGGAAGGTGAAACCCTGGAAGGGGTATTTGTCCTATCGGATGCTGAAGGCAACGTGGCGCTTCTCAACATCGAGCCGCCGGAAATTCCGGGCATAGACTACGAACCTAAATTCAGAGAAGTGGAAGACCTGCATAACATTACCAACCTAACCTTCACCAAGACCGATGCGCAGACGGGTGAGTTTTTCGGTTCGATCAGATTCAACTCCACCATCGATATAGATGAACTGGAAAACATAATGATGCAACTGCAAAATGTACTCAAATTCGACGAGACTACAGGCATCGGGATTGTGGGTCAAGGAGATGTAAATTACCTTAAAGGCATAAACGCTACTATCACCGTGAATACCGATTTTATTGAAGGTTTCAACGACATCGTCCATCTTGTCGATGCTTCCAACGTGGCCGATTTTGTAACCGTAGAGAAGTACGACGATAGCGGCAACTACGCGGGAGATGTGATTACGCAGTTGACCTATGACAGTGAACAGGAAAGGTTATCCTTTGATGTAAGCGGCTTTTCCACCTACAAGCCTGCGGTTAAGGATACCTTCGGTCCAGAGGTTACCATAACCACGGCAGGGGGACAGGTAATAAACACTGACCAGTTCACCGTAGAGTATAGTAGCAGCGATTTGGACCTGGCTGGGTATGAAGTCAAATTAGACGACGGTGCCTGGGTAGACGTGGGGCTTAACACCAGCCGCACCTTCACCGGTCTGAGTGAAGGAGAGCACACCGTCTATGTACGGGGCGTAGACGACATCGGGAACATAGGAGATCAAGCGAGCATAACCTTCACCGTGGACACCACCTCAGCTCCGGAAGCACCTTCGGTTACCAGCCCAGGGGCTCCGGTGGTTATCAACGCTGATACTTACACCGTGGAAGGCGTAGCCGAGGCTGGCTTCCTGATCAAGATATATTCTGATGCAAACGAAAACGACCGGCTGGATGAGGCGGACCAACTGCTTATGATTTACCAACTGGGCGAAGGTGTTGGCGAATTTAGTCTAGAGGTTGAGCTGGCGCAGGACAGTTTAAACAAGTGGCTTGTTACTTCTACCAATGCCGCGGGGAAGGAAAGCGAGGCGGCAGTGCTTCCGGTAATCACTGAAGATTCCACGCCTCCCGTAATCCTGGGGGCAAGCCACAACGCCTCTCGTGCCCTTAAGGC